A segment of the Panicum hallii strain FIL2 chromosome 1, PHallii_v3.1, whole genome shotgun sequence genome:
TGGTTTGGGGGTTTGCCGTTGCCGCGGTGCCTGTGCTTATTGGGGTTCGTGTGATTTTGGTCGTTCAATTGGAAGTCGTCCTTTCTACTAGTGCGATTTCGAAGATTATCAGTTACTTTTGGAATTTTGGTTGGGTGCGAATAGAGAGGTTTGCGCGAGATCAATAAGTTTCTTAATTAATGAGTGCCTATCGTTAACTCGGACAAATTTTTAGCTGTAAACTTTGTCAAGTTGTGGTTCACGAATTGGTACAATTGTTTGGCGCTTACCATTGCATCTGGCTGCTTCTCATGCGTTTTATCGGAGCCTGGTGTGATGCAACGTGAAGGGTAGAAACGTACAGTAATCAATTTAGGCATTGGGGACAGCATAGCTCAGTTTATCTGATGGATTTTTGCCAATCTAACTAGATTTATAGGCGCACTTAACTTGTGATTGCAGCTATAGTCTGTATATATATTGTTTTGATTGATTGCAAGGTTCTCTTTCCAAGGCCTTGGATTTCGAATAATTGTTTTTGGGATCCCTGTATAGACTGCTTGCTTTCGTCAGATAATATATTTATCCGTTAATGTACTTTGCTTTTTAGTTTTTGTAAACTCTAAATTGTACACTGCCTGCTACTAGTGCTGGTACAGGTAAACATGCCCTACTTTCATTTTTTACCTCATCAGTCATCACACTGTTCTTTTCTGGAGGTTTGAAGTACTGTTGAAAGGCCACAATGTATCATAGTTCCTTTCAAATTTCATTGATTTTGCCTTACACACCAATTATTGTTGGGAAGGCAAGAATACCCTATGAAACATGAAATGTGCAGTCAAGATTGGTCTAAGAAAAGTCACAGTTGAGCAATGTGGTCGTATGGTCATCATTATGTAGAAACAACCTTGGGCTGGCTTTAACCCAAACGTGTTTTAAGATTCAGAAACTGTGACATGACATGCACAGTTTCTGGTATCTTTTGTGTGCACACTATTTCAGCTGTAGATTTAACGCCTACAAACAGCATTTGTGATTATTATGTTCAGTTAGCTGTTTGTAGTGTGATAGGAGTCTAGGACATTATTGGTCTTGTATGGTTGGCATTTTGAGCGAGGTGTGGCATTTAACAGCTGAGATTCTTCAAATCATGAGTTGGGACGGCGATGCATGAGAAATACTTACGCACATAATTGAAGCAGTAGTGATTAACCTTTTCCAGTCAACTGTTGGGAATTACATGTATGCAGTTGTATAATGAGTATAATGGGACTTCTATGCTTTGTACTTTGTAGTAGTGGGGACTTGGACATATTGGGGAAGTTCCTTTTCCATTTCTTAGTAATAGATTGCCGGTGGATATGATGTCAGTTGGAGTGTTGGACATACTTACCATGATCGTAGCCCTCAAGACTTTATAAAATCATTCTTCTGTTGCTGAAAGCCTTTGTTGTGTAGACCAGAATGCTTTGGTCAGTTAACTTTTGACCTCTGCCAATTACTGTCAATTTTTCCACCTAGACAAATTCTCCAAGATTTTTTTTGCTGACTACTTACAAGTACTTTCTCAACAAAAATGTTGCTTTCAGGGCTCATGTTTCCATCGCATAGTCAAGGGTTTTATGGTACAAGGTGGAGATATAACTGCTGGTGATGGAACTGGGGGACAGTCAATATATGGATTGAATTTTGAGGATGAGAATTTTGTCTTGAAGCATGAGAGGAAAGGGATGTTATCAATGGCAAATGCTGGACCCAACACAAATGGATCTCAGTTTTTCATCACTACCACCCGAACACCTCACCTCGATGGAAAACATGTTGTTTTTGGAAGGGCTATAAAAGGAATGGGCGTGGTTCGTGCAATGGAGCATATTCCTGTTGATGAAGCTGACTGCCCGACTGATGACGTTATTATTGTTGATTGTGGAGAGATACCAGAAGGTGCCAATGATGGAGTTGTTAACTTTTTCAAGGATGGTGACATGTATCCTGATTGGCCAAATGATCTTGATGAAAAGCCTGCAGaagtttcttggtggattgATGCTGTGGAGTCTGCAAAAGCTTTTGGAAATGAAAGTTTCAAggttccttctcttttcttgaCTGGCTTATACTACATGTTTGATAAATACTCTTTTTAAGTGATATGTACAATTTCAACTGGCAGACTGGTACCATTAGGTTATTCAGATTGATGCAAAATAGAAGCTATAAAATGCAACTAGCTAATGAACTTCATGTCAAATTGAAAACGTTGGTGGTGCTCCACTATATCTCGAGTCTTCGAAACAAAACTGACCAAATTGTTTGCTAAACCTAAATGCACTAAATAGGTATCCAATGTGACTCCTTTTTGTACCTTACTACTTATGTTACTGCTTCTTTACAGAAACAGGATTACAAGACAGCCCTCAGAAAATACAGAAAAGCCATGCGGTACTTAGATCTTTGCTGGGAGAAAGAAGACATTGATGAAGGTagtttttttccccttttctcatCACTGCTCGGTTATGTTTATTCTACATTTTGGTACTTAAAGATCAACACACATTTTTCTTTTAGTCCTAACATTCTATTTATGCCCAGAGAGGAGCACAGCGCTGCGAAAAACAAAGTCAGTTATATTCACAAATAGCTCTGTAAGCTCCATTCCAGCCTCTTATTCATACCCAAATCTCTGATGTTCTGTAGTATTATGTCACATTTCGAAAGGTTCTATTTCTGCATCATTAGTGTTTCCTCAACTGCATCCACAGTTGAGCAGTCTGTTATCTTTGTAAACATTATTATCTCTTGCTAGTATAATGGTGCCAGTTATTACTTCTTCAGGCTTGCAAACTGAAGTTGGGAGATTTGGAGGGTGCTTTGTTAGATGCAGATTTTGCACTACGTGAAAGGGAGGACAATGCAAAAGCTTTTTTCCGACAAGGACAGGTTGGTGTCTGCCTTTGGTGTTAAATTGTGGAAATCCACATTTGTGGCAGCATATCACACAATGATATGATGTATGTGTAATAAGAAGGGTTTAACCAAAACTGCAATTGATGACGTGTTCCTTCTTTTCCCATGATGTTTGCTCTGTATGTCTTCTTTTTTCGGTTCCAGATCTACTTATGTGTTGCATTCCTGTCACATttttataatatataagtatagttCTTGCTATTGTTGATACCGTATTTCTCATAGTCCTTGTTGTCATGGTGTTGGTAGGACTTACTTTTGGTTCCTTTTCAGTTGATTCATACCATGTAGACATGCCAGGATTTCATATGGTACTATATTTGCAGGTATGCATGGCGCTCAACCATATTGATGCTGCAGTGGAGAGCTTCAAGCAGGCACTGGAATTAGAACCAAATGATGGTTTGTCTCCCTGTCTTCATCACTTATTGTTACTCTTTTGTTCACAACTGAGACCACTGGATTTTGTTTTGACATTTTTCAGGAGGAATTAAGCGTGAACTTGCTGCTGCAAAGAAGAAGGTTGGTTTATTACCTCTATGGATCTTAGGGGAAATGGATGTTCATGTCAGCTTTTTCTGACTTTTCACCGGCAACTCTGACAGATTTCTGACAAACGAGATCAGGAGAGGAAGGCGTTTTCGAGGTTGTTCCAACCTTCAGGAGGATCAGAGAAGAGTGACAGCGTACTTTTCTACTACCACATTCTGTCATTCGCTCAGTGAAATTTTTAGTCTGGATCTTTGGATATGACGAGTCATTGGCTGCTGATACCATTGAGCTAAAGCGTTGATAATTTGTTTTGTTCTCTTGTAGGAGAATAGTTGATCCTGCAAGCTTAACCTTTTATAGTTATTCTGTTGTTGCAAGTCAAAATGTTCAGGTAAGCACTAATCAGATCTACCACCAATATATCAGCAACTTTTGCGAATTGCTTTTGCTTGCACATTCTGAGTTCATGTTTTATTTGTTCATGTAGGAGGGAGCTTGCACGACAGGAAAAACTCCCATCAGACAACCCGAAATAGTGGGGTGACACTGACGCTAGAGCCTTTTGTGTCCAGCATGGAAGGAACCATGGATCTATATTGTCGTAGAAATGTAATCCCTGGCATCGACTTAGCAGTCAGATTCTCAGAAACGCCTGCTAATAGACTGATTCGGTCAATGAACCACCATTAACGTAATGATGACTGATACCGACATGTGTGTGGTTCACGTATTTTGCCTTTTGTTTACCGCACTGGTCACTGGAGTTATTTTGTGCATTTAGAGGGTGTTTGGTTTGACTAATTGGGCAATCCACCATCTTCtcgcccgcccccccccccccccccccacccacacacacacacacacacacatttttggTTGGTTTATAGGCCTTCAGGGATGGAATGGGTTGCACCACCTCATCCCCCACAAGCACATGGTTAGTTTAATAATGACCAATGAGAAATGGATTTATCCTACCAAATTTCATATGATGACTTCATGATGGACCATTCCACTCTTGATCTTTAAACTGGGGCTAGTTTCAGATGCAAGCACGGTAGTACAATTCCACAAACTCATTCCGTCGTGTCACCTGATAACTCATGTATTTTGCTCCAAAACATTCTACCATGGCCAAAGTAAACACAATTTATACTTCGTATGGTGTCTATGCGTTGTAATTGTCCAAGCCCAGGTCCCTCAAGGCTGACGAGGCAGCATCTTTGCAGCCTCCATGCATCACCTTGGCCTTTCTAATAAGCTTCTCTGCACCATCGTTAAGTAGGATGGTCCTGCAATGGCGACACCAAGTATCAGATGTAGAAACATACTATCAATACACTGGAAAATGGCTGTAAAAATTGCTGGAAATGACACTGGCGAATGGCATTGGAATGTCATCCAGAGATCTCTATGCTGGCCAGACTGATTCTGCATAGGTTATCATGCCAAAAGGAAAGATGCGTACATTCCACAGCATACCTGTTCTCAGGGTTTCGGACAACAAGATTGCGAATCATAAGGCAAGCTTGCTTCTGAGTCTGGCCGGAGGAGGggaacctttgcaatgcctgGATCGCCAGAGTTCCATATCCTACTTCCATTGCACGTGCTGCATTTCCCGGTGATCTCAATGTAAGAACCGTCACCATGGACATCACCTGAACAGTACACACTCATGCTTAGGAAGTATCCGAAAATTCTTCAGGCTTCCTATCTATATGTTGTACCTCTTGTATTATAgaaggatcttcagaaaatctgGATGTCAGCTTTAATaatctgtcaaaaccacctcGCTGGATGATAGCAGACTTGTTTGCATCACTCGCAGCCAGCTTAGAAACAGAAAGAATGCGATATAAGTTTAATTTGATGAAAGTGAGGTGTTCTCAATCAAGCACACAAATGTTACATGTTGTACCACACCATACCTTTGACAACAAAGAACAGCAAGATCTTGCAATAACTTTGTTCTTCTGTTGAGCAGCCTCATCAATGCATTGAAGCAGCACATCAATTCCACCATTTTCAGATATTGAACGGCATATTTCATCCTGTGGTAACACAGAACAGATGATGGTGAAGTTCTCCAATGGCAAGTTACAATCGTATAGGTGCAATAGCTAGTTTTGCTTTATAAACATAAAATTACGACAAATGGCTAGGGTAAGATGGTGGCTGACAGCTGTTTTAAAGAGTACTATatctttcaaatttgaactaaCTCCCAAACTTGCCAGTGTGAATCCCCCACAGAAGTtatttagggcctgtttggatgggctaaagttgagtgctaaactttagcacctaTTAGAACTTATATTGTTGCTAAAGTTTTTGAGtcttggctaaagtttagcccaccTCGTTATCACTCCTAGTTGGATGGGCTAGTGCTAAAGATTAGCACTGTTGGACATTagcttggatccaaacaccccattCCTAGTAAAATGAAGATGagcaattttttttaaaaaaacgtAAACTGTGGCAAAACTTACATTGACAGCGATTGACTTTAAAGCAGCACAAGCAGATGGCAAGCTGGAAGGAGCAACTTGTTCACAAAGTGCACTGACAAGAACTTCTGCCATCCCAATTTCTGCAAATCTCCGGGAGTATCCATATACCTGTCAAATTTATCTATTTTAGTCTATATTTGAAACTCAAGGTAAAATAAAATCAAATGATATGCATCAGGTGATAAAGAAAAACTCTGCCTGCGTGAAAAACCCATCCCCTCATATTGAGATGAAACCCAAGAAAAAACTGTTGTTATAATGCATTAGGTGATAAACAGATCAACACAAATTGGAAATCAAATTAGCAATTATGGTGCACATGTTCTGATGACATTAAGAAACCAAAATGGCCATATACAAGTGGGCATAACGTCTCCAAATATAGAAGTCTAGCACTTCCATTTTATTTCTGTTAACATGCTACCTCAATAACCAATCATTGCTAAAAGTTTATTTAGTACTAAATCACAGGTGTCAAATCTGATTCCAGTCAGATTTTTACGGAAATGTTGCATTCTGGTTCTTGTAGCATCCCAGTTGAAATGAAATCACCAAGTTACAGTTTTAACAATGACAAATAGACTCATCTGAAACACACAACTAGATATATATGAGCAAGCTATTTGCCATGTCACAGTCTATTTCTATAAATATCATATAGATATATGTCTAGTTGCGCATACTAGACTCTGACATGTATTTGCTAAAATGCCACTACCAAATACTTGCGCAGACTAGCATATTAGCATACAACTGGTGATACACAAAAACTGTGAAACAGCAAGTCTTCACACAATCCTGCAAGCATATGGACTATTTCTGTTTCAGCAATCATGCAAGCATATACTTTccagagaaaaaaaaaattgcTGCAAGCATATAGAGCATACTTGAGAAGCCACCACTCGGTTGTCATCAGGCGTCAACAGAACACGTATGGCATCATACAAGCTTTGCACATTAGTTTTTGATTTCTCCCTCATAACATGTAGAATGAGTTCATCAACCTTTAAGTCCATAAAGGATTCTTTCACAACTTCATTGCCAGCAGAACCTGCTGCCACAACACTAAATCCAGCATACAGTAAATCTGAACTTTCTGAGCCACCTCTCAAGATATCCATGACAATTTTGGGCCCCTCACTTTGTCTGAACTTTTCGGTGCTTCCAACATCTACAGATTGAATATTGCAGACATATCCCATTATCAGTTTGCATTGTGGAATCAATAAAAAATAGACTAATAATTATAATAAGGTAATGAAATACACATGACATCACAACTGAAATGTGCCAGGGCATCGCAGAACAGGTCATTTTATAGCTGCATGCAATATGTGAAACTACATACAGAATGGAAGCTGTTTATACTAAACCCGAAAATGTCATTTGAATGAAGCAATTTCGTGGTGATTTTATCAGGACAACTATTTCAATTTCTGAAAATGATGAACACCCTAGTTTCTAGCACTGGGTTCCTTTGTGAATTTAACACATTTCCGAAATGCCGCTGCTTCCAGGTGCTTTTTCACAGCATCCAGGAATGTACACAAGCTACTATGCTAGTTTAAGAAAATTTCAAAATTCTACTGGGAAGTCATGGATACAAACTTAAGTTGTGAATAGACGAGTGTTGTAAATTGCCAAACACATTGCCGCATCTCAGAAGACCCGCAGGGACACCAATGTCATACCCCGGAGCACGGAGCTCAGAGCCTTTAAGGCCGACACAAGCAGCCTCTCCTGTGCAACTCGAGCCGACCCGCACAGGGCAACGAGCGCCTCCACGCCGCCATTCCGCACCGCAATCGCTGCATTCTCCGACCCCTCTCCGGAGCAGCACAGGCCGCGCAGCTCATCGATAAGAGAGACTAACCCGTCGAGATCCTGCCCCGATCCGCCGCTGGCGCTGTGAGAGGCCTTCAGTTCGTCCAGCACCCGCACCACAGGgctcacctccgccgccgcggcctctcCAGGCACGCGCTTGATGATCCCTGCACGAAGCAGCGACGGGTTTAGGTGAAGAGTGTAAAGAACGGGAAGGTGCGGATCTGCTGAGGAGTTGCTGGTTACCGGATAGATCAGCGCCTTGGAGAGTGAGGGCTTCAACGGCGTCGGCGAGGGCCTCGTCAGCGTCCATGCCGAGGTCCTCCATGTTCTCCCGGACCATGGCGTCGAAGGCCTCCTGCGAGATCGCGATCGCCATTTCCTTGCTCTGTGTGTGGGTTTGGGTGCTGCCGAGGCGCCGAGCGATGAATAGAACGAAGGGTTCGCTGGGGTTTTCCCCTTCCCGAAGCCAGACGGCAGTTTTGAATTTTGAATTGGTTTTCGtctttttttttcctatttCCTAACAGGCATTGAGATCTGAACGAATTATTTTGCAAACTAAGATATGAATAGAGCAAgtcatttttattttattttttcctATTTGACCTTTAGCATTTCTATGTTTTATAATTTCCTGATAAGATGACCCATTCGCATGAGGCGGAATACGAGCAAGAAATAATTGTTTTGTTAAATTGTGGCAACCAGGTTTGGAACTTGAGAACTCTATCATTGATAGTTTATTGAGTTCAATTTAGTCCAAAAGTTGTTTGTGGAAAATTGAAGCATTCACTTTATATTATAATAACATATAGCTGTATATTGCTCAATGCCCATCGTTAGCTATTGGCGAGTCCCAAAAGTCGGAAATTTCAGAAGATTTTGCCAAAGGGGGATTTTTTTTCAAAGCGATGATTATTTAGTTGAGCACATGAGTGGCTACCCCCCGAAGAATTCTTTATTATGTGAAATTGGAGAGAACGCTAAATTTGGTTCAGCATACAAGCAGTTCTCGCTTGTCGTTTCCGAGACTTGCCCGACTACTCGTGACAGCGACATTGCATCGTGCAAGATTCATCcgaaccaaaatcctcatctgtgtgtgtgtgtgtggctgTGTGCTGACTCCTTCCAGAAGATGCGTCGCACGTTTAcacgaaaagaaaaaaaggtgCGGTGGTTGCCCGGGCAGGGGAACATCTGTTCGTGGCTTGGATCGGGGTGACACCGTCACGTTGTGTTTGACCCAGGCAAAGAGGAATGGAATGTCAGGGTGGTCAAATAATTCCGCGAATCTGATTCAGGTGGTCGCACTGCCGCGTCATTAGCGGCTAAGACGTGTGATCTGTGGAGTGATATGCATGTTATGTGTGGTAGTGATGCAGACGTGACACGAAGTTTCGGAACATGACTAGCACTCCATCGAGAAGTTGAGGCTTGGGACATTATTGTGTGTTGGCATAGGAGAAAAGAACACCATCAGAATAACGCAACGCTTGATTGGGTAAGCAACGAGGACAAACATGATTAACACTACCGATCAAATCACAAGACACAGGCCAACAATAGAGTTTACAGCGATGCTTGCCCAAGGAAAGTTAGGCGATTGGATGCCTGATTCACTGCGTGACAATGCCAATCTGCTCGACTTCTGTCGGCAGCAACAATTGTCTCGCATCTTTTGTGTGTTCAGACTACGTCAGTGTATCATCTAACAACGGCATTATGCCACGGAGTGGGAGACGGGGGCCGCTAGCGCCGGCGACCTTACCGCGCTCCGGCTAGCCGCCGCATTCTGCAAGTTCGGGCGCCGCTGGGTGTTGCTGATCATCATAATATCGAGAGCATGTTCTTAAGcattgcagcagcagcagcaggaggaggaggaggagcggtgGCCAATTAACTGCGTGTTATTGGATAATCTCTTctatcatcatcatcatacATCGGGGCATAGTACACCAAAAGGGCAAACAAAATGGAGAAAAATGAATCGAATTGTACACTGTCTCACGGAACTGCGAAGGAAATGCATACGGAAAAACGTCCACCATTCTTCTTCCAAGAAACTTTTACCCTTTCATGGCCGACCTGGCGGTGCCGCGGGCGCCGAGGTGCGCCGAGTGGCCGTGGAACCCTTTGGCCAGCCGGTGCAGGCCGGGGTGCAGCCGGACGCACCCCATCATGCCCTGCCGGTGCGGCAGCTGCAGGCCGCCCTCTGGTGCCGCCTTCTTGCTCTGCTTCTTGTGCTTGCTCGATGAGACCTCTCCTTCGGCAGCCGCGGGTCCTGAGCTCGCCGTCTTCACCGGCGTGCCAAGCTGTTGCACCGGTGCGTATTTGAACACCGGGTCCCTGCTAATGTTGCCGGCGTCGCGGCCTTTGCCTGATACCCTCCGGAACAGGAGCAGGTCGCTGAGCCGCCACTTCTTCCTTCGGCCATTGGTCGAGGTCGGGGGAGTGGAGGTCGCCGTCGTGGCAGGGTCTGCTGGGTTCTCCGGTGACGAGGCTAACTCGACGCCGCTCACGTCGTCTTTGCTGCCAGCGCCAAGAGGGGAGGGGGCGTTGGCTGCCTTCGCCAGAGCGGCCGCGAACGGGTCGAAGTCGGCGCCACCGGGCCTGACAAGGCTCCGCCGCAGCCGGGGAGACCACATCACGGACCTCGCCGACCGTGGCGACGATCCGACGCTGCCGCCTTCGAGCAAGCGCGGCGGTGGCTTCAGAGGGCGTATCTTTCCCTCGTCGAAGAGCTCGTCGGCCGTCGTCAGTTCCTGCGCCTGCGCGGCCTTGTCGAGGAGGACGCCGAAGTCGAAGTCCGTGTCGTCCACCTCGCCTCCCTCCACCGTCACGGCGGCCACGCTGGCGAACTCGGGCTTCGGCTTCCCCGGCTTCTCCTCCCAGTTGAACGGCACGGTGGAGGCGACCGTGGAGTAGGACACGCGGGGCTGAAAACCCGCGTCGCCGTcgaccttgccgccgccgccgccgtcgacgctGTCGAACTGCGCGTATATGGCGGCGGCCCGCGCGGGGCTGGCGGGGGCGCTGGTGAAGTGCTGGAAGAGGTCGAAGGGGTCAGCGTCGGAGGCGCCGGGCGGGAGGTGCTCGAACGGGTTGGGCGAGGGGGGCGCGGTCACCGCCGTGGCCAGGAACGGGTTGCTCGCCGCCACTTCGTCGCCGGAGGCGAACGGGTTCATGATCGCGGACTTTGGGGTGTAGGCGCCGGCGGATGCGCTGCCGACCAGGAAttcttgcggcggcggcgtgatGAGCTCCATCGCGACGTTGGCCTCGCCTTCGCCTCTGGAAATGCGCGTCGCGGCGAGGAGATTTTGAGAGGGAAGCCACAAAGGAAGGGAAGCGGAGCGAGCCGTGGATATGAACGTGGCGGAGACTAATGGTGAGGAGGAATTGTTGCCAATTAGGTTGGTTTCGTTTTTCTAGTCAACTAAACAGAACGAGAGGGAATTCGGCGGCCCATGGGCCAGCTACTCAGAATGGGCTAACTGCATTTGGGTGTGAAAAGCCCAACTCCAAATATTTTTTTTTAGAAATTACACAGTCCAGAGAGATAGTGTGTCCAGCTTCTAAGCTGAAACTGACATGTCGTCCATGAGACCGTTACAGGGTCAAATGGGATTTTCTGCTAAATAAAAATTTCTGAGGACGGAAGAATAAAAACATCAAACGAAAAGCTCTACTTCCAGAACGCCCAAGACAGACTTGCAAAACTCTACCACACCTCTCCTATAGTCCAATGTCCATGCTGAAGACACGTCCACATACGCCAAAATTTGCAACACGCTTTGCGTGTACCACAATTCACACCAACTCACCATCAACCACACGAAATTCCATCAAACAATCCCAGCCATCCAAAAATCCACCATAAAAAACTGAAAAGGGTCCGGCAAAAATCGaagattttttttctcttcttctctctTCAGTCTTCACCTTCTTTAAGCCCAAGCAAAACCTCGCGACCGAAAAAGCCCAGGAACCGAAAGCCTAATCACAACAAGCTACGCCGCCACGTCGCCGCCCCTCAGCCCCCTCCCCTCCAACTCCAATCCAGACTTCCTTCCTAGAGGGTAGAGGCACACCGG
Coding sequences within it:
- the LOC112891116 gene encoding peptidyl-prolyl cis-trans isomerase CYP40-like isoform X1, encoding MDDGGEAPAAPAAEAAVAVRNPRCYLDVSIGGELEGRIVVELYASVVPRTAENFRALCTGEKGVGADNGVPLHYKGSCFHRIVKGFMVQGGDITAGDGTGGQSIYGLNFEDENFVLKHERKGMLSMANAGPNTNGSQFFITTTRTPHLDGKHVVFGRAIKGMGVVRAMEHIPVDEADCPTDDVIIVDCGEIPEGANDGVVNFFKDGDMYPDWPNDLDEKPAEVSWWIDAVESAKAFGNESFKKQDYKTALRKYRKAMRYLDLCWEKEDIDEERSTALRKTKSVIFTNSSACKLKLGDLEGALLDADFALREREDNAKAFFRQGQVCMALNHIDAAVESFKQALELEPNDGGIKRELAAAKKKISDKRDQERKAFSRLFQPSGGSEKSDSENS
- the LOC112891098 gene encoding armadillo repeat-containing protein 6, with product MAIAISQEAFDAMVRENMEDLGMDADEALADAVEALTLQGADLSGIIKRVPGEAAAAEVSPVVRVLDELKASHSASGGSGQDLDGLVSLIDELRGLCCSGEGSENAAIAVRNGGVEALVALCGSARVAQERLLVSALKALSSVLRDVGSTEKFRQSEGPKIVMDILRGGSESSDLLYAGFSVVAAGSAGNEVVKESFMDLKVDELILHVMREKSKTNVQSLYDAIRVLLTPDDNRVVASQVYGYSRRFAEIGMAEVLVSALCEQVAPSSLPSACAALKSIAVNDEICRSISENGGIDVLLQCIDEAAQQKNKVIARSCCSLLSKLAASDANKSAIIQRGGFDRLLKLTSRFSEDPSIIQEVMSMVTVLTLRSPGNAARAMEVGYGTLAIQALQRFPSSGQTQKQACLMIRNLVVRNPENRTILLNDGAEKLIRKAKVMHGGCKDAASSALRDLGLDNYNA
- the LOC112891116 gene encoding peptidyl-prolyl cis-trans isomerase CYP40-like isoform X2; translation: MVGNSVEQEPLRDNTINTACQSGLPTPPSKGSCFHRIVKGFMVQGGDITAGDGTGGQSIYGLNFEDENFVLKHERKGMLSMANAGPNTNGSQFFITTTRTPHLDGKHVVFGRAIKGMGVVRAMEHIPVDEADCPTDDVIIVDCGEIPEGANDGVVNFFKDGDMYPDWPNDLDEKPAEVSWWIDAVESAKAFGNESFKKQDYKTALRKYRKAMRYLDLCWEKEDIDEERSTALRKTKSVIFTNSSACKLKLGDLEGALLDADFALREREDNAKAFFRQGQVCMALNHIDAAVESFKQALELEPNDGGIKRELAAAKKKISDKRDQERKAFSRLFQPSGGSEKSDSENS
- the LOC112891105 gene encoding uncharacterized protein LOC112891105, with translation MELITPPPQEFLVGSASAGAYTPKSAIMNPFASGDEVAASNPFLATAVTAPPSPNPFEHLPPGASDADPFDLFQHFTSAPASPARAAAIYAQFDSVDGGGGGKVDGDAGFQPRVSYSTVASTVPFNWEEKPGKPKPEFASVAAVTVEGGEVDDTDFDFGVLLDKAAQAQELTTADELFDEGKIRPLKPPPRLLEGGSVGSSPRSARSVMWSPRLRRSLVRPGGADFDPFAAALAKAANAPSPLGAGSKDDVSGVELASSPENPADPATTATSTPPTSTNGRRKKWRLSDLLLFRRVSGKGRDAGNISRDPVFKYAPVQQLGTPVKTASSGPAAAEGEVSSSKHKKQSKKAAPEGGLQLPHRQGMMGCVRLHPGLHRLAKGFHGHSAHLGARGTARSAMKG